In Zingiber officinale cultivar Zhangliang chromosome 1A, Zo_v1.1, whole genome shotgun sequence, a genomic segment contains:
- the LOC121999801 gene encoding mannose-specific lectin 3-like, with translation MQAPGFLVVASAALFHLAALSSANEGNILLTGDVLPTDGQLSYGRNAFVMQDDCNLVLYNFGRGFQSDTHGAGANCTLSLSNHGALTITSAGATVWSSPGSKKGKYAAVLRPDGEVAVYGPALWATPDLNVRTSDAEVASSEGAAAVRNLMFSGQSISAGAELASRDYTFRVEADCNLVLNKAGTGAVWQSATAGRGVHCFARLDHRGQLALVGDHDLKAVWSSKRTAGEGDYVLILQINGQAVVYGPVVWSTST, from the coding sequence ATGCAAGCCCCGGGTTTTCTCGTCGTTGCGTCCGCCGCTCTGTTTCATCTCGCTGCCCTTTCCTCGGCCAACGAGGGCAACATCCTCCTCACCGGCGATGTGCTGCCCACCGACGGCCAGCTCTCCTACGGCCGCAACGCCTTCGTCATGCAAGATGACTGCAACCTTGTCCTCTACAACTTCGGCCGCGGCTTCCAGTCGGACACCCACGGCGCAGGCGCGAACTGCACCCTCTCGCTCAGCAACCACGGCGCGCTGACCATCACCAGCGCCGGAGCTACGGTGTGGAGCTCCCCTGGCTCTAAGAAGGGAAAGTATGCGGCCGTGCTCCGGCCTGACGGGGAGGTGGCCGTCTATGGCCCGGCTCTGTGGGCGACTCCGGATTTGAACGTCCGCACCTCGGACGCGGAGGTGGCCTCGTCGGAGGGAGCGGCCGCGGTGAGGAACTTGATGTTCTCCGGCCAGAGCATAAGCGCGGGGGCGGAGCTAGCCAGCAGGGACTACACGTTCAGGGTGGAGGCGGACTGCAATCTGGTACTGAACAAGGCAGGGACTGGCGCGGTCTGGCAGAGCGCGACGGCAGGGAGAGGTGTCCATTGCTTCGCAAGGCTCGACCACAGGGGGCAGCTCGCCCTCGTCGGCGACCACGACCTCAAGGCGGTGTGGAGCAGCAAGAGGACGGCCGGGGAGGGAGATTACGTGCTCATTCTCCAAATCAACGGGCAGGCGGTGGTGTACGGCCCTGTGGTGTGGTCGACGAGCACGTAA